GGACCGCATTGTCTTTCTCGGCACGCAGGTGAACGACGAGGTGGCGAACATCATCGTCGCCCAGCTCCTGTTCTTGCAATCGGAAGACCCCAAGGCCGACATCCATCTGTACGTCAACTCTCCCGGCGGCAGCGTTTCGGCGGGCCTGGCAATTTACGACACCATGCAATTTGTCACCTGCGACGTGGCCACCTACTGTATCGGCCAGGCGGCTTCCATGGGCGCCGTGCTGCTCACCGCCGGTGCCAAAGGCAAACGCCGCGCGCTACCAAATGCGCGGATTATGATTCATCAACCCTTGGCGGGCGCGGAAGGCACGGCGGAAGAAATCATGATCCACGCCAAGGAATTCAAGAATGTCAAGAAAAAGCTCAATGGCATCTTGCTCAAACACACGGGGCATCCGCTGGAAAAAATCGAGCAAGACACCGACCGCGATCGATTCATGTCGGCCGAGGAAGCGCTGGAATATCGACTCATCGATCAAGTGATTGAACATATGGAGATCAAGCCACAATGACGAATGTCGAATAACGAATCAGTCGTCCATTCGTCATTTTGATTTCGTCGTTCGACATATTACCCCGATGGATCGGGCGGTTGTCCGTTTTTCGCATGAGGCGAACTATGAAAACGGCTTTATGCTGCGTTGGACTTTCGCTGCTGGCCTTTGCTGGCTGCCGCAGTTCATCGCGCATCAATCAGCAGCTCTTAGAGCGCGAACTGCGCCTGCAGGAAGACTGCATCTGGAAGCTCAAATGGCAGATCGAAGACCAACAGCGCGCGCTCGACGACGCCCGTGCGCAGGCTGAAACCTATCGCAAAGAAGCCGATGCGGTGCGCGGCAAGGCCGCCAGCGGCCCCGACCTGGCTCCTCCCTCGAGCATTTTGGCGCCGGCCGAAGGTGGCGGGCGAGACACCGAGGCGCCGCGACTGCCGCCGGCGCCTTCGGTGGCCGAACCGCTGATCGAACGCGGAACCGAGATTGCGCCGCCAACAATTTCGCCACCGCCGGGCACCCGAGGATCGCACCGCGGCAATCCGCTGCGGCCGCGATCGGAAAAACACGAACCAAAACTGGTGCAAGCAGGCGCGACGTCCTCGGCATCACGCGCAAAGCGGCTTGTCGATTCGCCAGACCCTCCAGAACGACTAAACCCCGATCTGACGATCGACCGCATTGTGCTGAACGAAAAACTCAGTGGCGGCTTGAATCTCGATGGCAAGATGGGGGATGAGTTGCTCGGAGTGGCGATCGAGCAGCGCGATGCACAGGACGCGCGGATGATCGCTCCTGGCGATGTGTCGATCGTCGTCGTCGATCCAGCGCTCGATGGCCAGGCCGCCAAAATCGCCCGCTGGGATTTCGACGCCGATGAAGTGGCCAAGCACGTTCGTCGCAATCGCGACGGCGCAGCGCTGCAGTTCGAATTGCCCTGGCCACGGCAGCCCGAACACAACGACCTGCGGCTATTTGTACGGTTCACCACCTACGACGGCCGCAAGCTGGAAGCCAACTTGCCGATTGAAGTGCAACCGGCCGACCGAGGCGGCTGGAAGCAATCGCAAGTATCGCTGGCGGCGCACGAACAAGAACCAGCCACGCCTAGCGATGCAGAAACCGACGTGCCGCAGAATCCAGAGGATCGGCCGATGAGCGAATCGCCGCCAGCAAGGCGGCAGCCCAAATGGTCCCCCGATCGCTGAAAATCACAGCCGTAGCAGGTCGCTCAGCCGCTGCGCAATGGTGTCGGTCGGAAGCCTCGCAAGCTGCAGCAGCGGCCAGCCCAGCAGCGCCAGTCCGACCGCCACAAAGCTGAATCCCCTTGGGTTTGGCGTCACTTCGAAGTTTCGCAGCGCCGTTTTCAATGCGTGATGCAAACGACGCCAACCCGCATGGCTTTGACGCTCGCCGGTGGCCATCAGCGTCGCACTACGCATGGCGGTCACGCCGTCGAGATGCAACTGGACTTCGAGGCTGGGCAATTGCACGGCGTCGCCGACGATTTTCGCGCCCTCGTCGAGTTTCATGGAGACTTCGGCGAGCGCCACGCGCAGCGATTCGAGCGGCATATTGAAAACCACCAGCCGCGGCCGAGCCACCAGCACGTAAAAGACCGTGCAAAGCGCGTAAAACGCGACGGCCAGCAACCAAACAAACGGCCCAAATCGATCGGCCGCATCGGCCGGCAGAAACAAGTTCATGGGACCGACAATCAGCAGCCCCGCCAGTCCCGCCGCCAGCCACGTCGCATCCACGCCGCCGGAAACCACACGCGGCCGACGTCCCAAGTTGAGCGCGCCGAGCAGCAATAAATAGAGAGCCAAAGGGGCCAGAGCGATCGTGAGTGAGACGGCATCCATCATGGTTGGCACGGCATCGATGCGGATAATTCGAGTATCGACTGCAACGGTGTATAAAGCAAGCCGGCGTGACGATCGAACCGTTTTCTGCCAGAATAATTGCCATGCGACGCTTTCGGCGCTCCGCGGCGGAGTAACAAGGCCCTGACGGGAATCGTCACCGACGATTGGTAACACCTGTAGTCCAATTGCAATTTTCACCATGACTGAACTCAATCGCATTTACGAACAATTGCTCGCACATTGTCGCGAA
This Pirellulales bacterium DNA region includes the following protein-coding sequences:
- the clpP gene encoding ATP-dependent Clp endopeptidase proteolytic subunit ClpP; its protein translation is MPLIPFVIEKTGREERAMDIYSRLLKDRIVFLGTQVNDEVANIIVAQLLFLQSEDPKADIHLYVNSPGGSVSAGLAIYDTMQFVTCDVATYCIGQAASMGAVLLTAGAKGKRRALPNARIMIHQPLAGAEGTAEEIMIHAKEFKNVKKKLNGILLKHTGHPLEKIEQDTDRDRFMSAEEALEYRLIDQVIEHMEIKPQ